A part of Maniola jurtina chromosome 19, ilManJurt1.1, whole genome shotgun sequence genomic DNA contains:
- the LOC123875064 gene encoding senecionine N-oxygenase-like: MYKSLRTNLPKPTMELKDFPLPEDAPSFMTWETVYKYIQGYVKHLEKHIKFLHNVILVSREQNAWKVKYQNVITGERFEEEFDFVFIGTGHFNKPNYPDIPEEELFTGTIIHSHDYKERDRYKDRRVLIVGAGPSGLDIAINVVNVAKTLVHSHHFRAPLKTVFPENYIRKPDIKEFSATGVVFEDGSYEDIDDVIYCTGYQYYYPFLDKSCGVEWNQECVKPLHKCIVNINQPTMLFLGCISRACLFLALDAQVRQDMLRR; the protein is encoded by the exons ATGTACAAAAGTTTAAG aacaAATCTCCCTAAACCTACCATGGAACTAAAAGATTTCCCACTGCCAGAGGATGCGCCTTCGTTCATGACATGGGAAACCGTCTACAAGTACATTCAAGGTTACGTTAAGCACTTAGAAAAACACATCAAg TTCCTACACAATGTGATATTGGTGTCCCGAGAGCAAAACGCGTGGAAAGTGAAATACCAAAACGTAATTACGGGCGAAAGATTCGAAGAAGAGTTTGATTTCGTTTTCATCGGTACGGGGCATTTCAACAAACCTAATTATCCTGACATCCCTGAGGAAGAACTCTTTACTG GTACAATCATCCACAGTCACGATTACAAAGAGAGAGATCGCTACAAAGACCGGCGGGTCCTCATAGTTGGAGCCGGTCCTTCAGGCTTGGACATAGCCATCAATGTAGTAAACGTTGCCAAGACTTTAGTACATAGCCACCACTTCCGAGCTCCCTTAAAGACGGTCTTCCCTGAAAATTATATAAGGAAACCGGATATCAAGGAGTTTAGTGCCACTGGTGTTGTGTTTGAGGATGGGAGTTATGAAGACATTGACGATGTTATTTATTGTACTG GCTACCAATATTATTACCCGTTCCTGGATAAAAGTTGTGGCGTAGAGTGGAATCAAGAATGCGTGAAGCCGTTACACAAATGTATAGTGAACATCAACCAGCCCACTATGCTGTTCCTAGGGTGTATCTCACGCGCCTGTCTGTTCCTAGCCTTGGATGCTCAGGTACG GCAAGATATGCTGCGGCGTTAG